A genomic stretch from Pontibacter liquoris includes:
- a CDS encoding O-methyltransferase, whose product MEFLDEELQQYAEAHTSPESALLHKVNRQTHLSVLKPRMLSGHMQGRILAMFSQMLQPRQILEIGTYTGYSALCLAEGLQAGGTLHTIDINEELEDRVRSYFEEAGLTACIKYYLGNALEIIPTIEATFDLVFIDADKINYARYYDLVLDRVRPGGYIIADNVLWSGKVLAKYRKKLDEDTKAVLDFNQMVQDDARVENVLLPVRDGLLIARKK is encoded by the coding sequence AGAGTGCGCTGCTGCACAAGGTAAACCGGCAGACGCACCTGAGCGTGCTCAAGCCGCGCATGCTTTCCGGGCACATGCAGGGGCGCATCCTGGCCATGTTCTCCCAGATGCTGCAGCCCCGCCAGATCCTGGAGATCGGGACCTATACCGGTTATTCGGCTCTTTGCCTGGCAGAAGGGCTGCAAGCCGGCGGCACGCTCCACACCATCGACATCAACGAAGAGCTGGAAGACCGCGTGCGGAGTTATTTTGAAGAGGCCGGGCTAACTGCATGTATAAAGTACTACCTGGGCAATGCACTGGAAATCATCCCCACCATCGAGGCCACCTTCGACCTGGTCTTTATCGATGCCGACAAGATCAACTATGCCCGCTACTACGACCTGGTGCTGGACCGCGTGCGCCCCGGCGGCTACATCATTGCCGACAACGTGCTGTGGAGCGGCAAAGTGTTGGCTAAATACCGCAAAAAGCTCGACGAGGATACCAAAGCGGTGCTGGACTTTAACCAAATGGTGCAGGATGATGCCCGGGTGGAGAATGTGCTGTTACCGGTGCGCGACGGCTTGCTGATCGCCCGGAAGAAGTAG